Part of the Verrucomicrobiia bacterium genome, CGGGGAGACGCGGCCCATCTGGACCAACAACCAGGACAGCCGCGACACCGTGACCGCCGACAACGGCCAGACGCAATGCACGGACATGGCCACCATCTGGCGATGGCGGGAGCATTTTCAGCACGATTTCGCCGCCCGGATGGACTGGTGCGTGACCGACGATTTCAAGCAGGCCAATCACAATCCCATTGCCGTTCTCAATGGCGATTCTTCCAAGCGCATCCTGGAAATCAGCGCCAGGGGCGGGCAGACGGTGACCCTCTCGGCGGCAGGGACGCGTGATCCGGATGGCGACGCCTTCGAGGCGCGGTGGTGGATTTATCCCGAGGCCAGCACTTTGCGGGATGCGCGCGGACGGCAGTTTCCGCCCGAAGTCCAGTTGAGCCAAACCAACGGCCTGACCACCAGCCTCACCGCGCCGGCGGTGAAAAAACCGGCCACGCTCCACGTGATTTTGGAGGTGCAGGACCGGGGCACACCGAGCTTGTGGGCCTATCGGCGGGCGATTATTACCGTCCAGCCTTGAGGCCGCGGGACGTTATGCCTCAAGACGCTTTTATTGGGCGATCTTCAGGCATTTCATCTGGGTTTGATCCCGGATGAGGAGTTTGCCTTGGGCGAGCGCCAGGGGTGCCCAATTTTGGGTGCGCCCGCCCACCCGTGAAGCCAGGCGGTCATTTTCCGAGCCGGTCCCGCCTTCACCGAGCACCTTGGCAGAGGCGAGAGGTTTGAATCCGGCCGGGTCAGGTTCAATCAGGTAGAGGGTTTGTGCGCCATCTGTGGCCAGAATCAGCCCGTCCGCCAGGATCATGCTGCCTTTGTTGAAATCAGGCTCCCGGCGGGTTTTCCACAGGATTTTTCCCTCCAGATTCATGCAGACCAGGCCGTCGCGCCGGTCGTTGGTGCCGTATTGGGCGTAGAAGTGGCCCTGGTAGAAGATGGGCGGTTTGGTTTGGTCGCCAAACTCGCGGGTGGTGAACACTTCCCGGGTGGAAAAATTGCCGGTCGCGTCTTTTTCGATTTTGATCAGGGTGGCCCCCAGCTCATAACCGCCGACGATGAGCAGGCGATTGTCGCCGGCCTCCACCGCATTGGCGACGGAGATGTGGCAGTGCCAGTTGGTGTATCGCCAGAGGATTTTACCGCTAAACGGGTCCAGCCCGACGACGGTGCCCATTTCGTTTTCATCGGGGCGGGTGCGTTGAAAGGGGTTGGTGGAGGGGGTGACCATGATCACCTGGTCCTGGCCATGGATTTTAAGGATGGTGGGGCTGACATATCCCACATAACCGAGGCGGGGGGTGGCCCATTTGACGTTGCCGGTGAGTTTGTCATAAGCCACCACGCCCGCCTGCGGCGCCTGGGAGGCGATGATAAGCAAATCCTGGTAAATCAGTGGGCATTGAGTGATGGCCCAGGTGGGCAACCGGCTGCCGCCAAAGTCCGTCCACACATTTTTATGCCAGAGCGGCTTGTGGGTGGGGATGTCCACGCAATAGAGATCGCCGTTGTGGCCGCAGGTGTACACCCGGTTGCCATCCACGGTGGGGACGCTGCGGGAGCCGGGGAACATGACCGTGCCGGGGGCCTCGTAGGCAAAATGCCAAAGCTCGCGGCCGGTATCGAGGTCAAAGCAGCGCAGGTTGTCCCCCACCTTGTCGTCGCGGTCCAAAAGAAAAACCTTGCCGTCCTTCACGGCAGGGCCCCCAAAACCCCGGCCCACGGAGACGGTCCAGATCACCTCCGGCCCATTTGTGGGCCAGGCGCGCAGAATACCCTTTTGATTCGAGGTGCTGTTGCGGTAGGGGCCGAGGTATTGCGGCCAGTCCAGCGAGCCTGCGGCTCCCGCCAGCCCGTGCATCAGGATTGCCGCGATTATTAGCGCCGTCCGGGCAAAGTAGGTTTTCATGGTTAAATCAATAGACCCCTCCCGCCCGGTGGCGGTTACATGCTCGCGCCGGGGGCCGGCGCTCTATTGCGGCGACAGAAGCTCTTTTGCTTGAAATTCCCGGGCCTTGGCTTGCAGCCCTTTCTCCAGCGCCTCCTGCTCCTTCAAGCCGTGTTGGGCTGCGTATTGGCGGACGTCCTCGGTGATTTTCATGCTGCAAAAGTGCGGGCCGCACATGCTGCAGAAATGGGCGGTTTTGGCGCCTTCCTGGGGCAGGGTGGCATCGTGGTACGCCCGGGCGGTTTCGGGGTCCAGGGACAGGTTGAACTGGTCTTCCCAGCGGAATTCGAAGCGCGCCTTGCTCAGGGCATTGTCGCGCAACTGCGCCCCGGGATGGCCCTTGGCCAGATCGGCGGCGTGGGCGGCAATTTTGTAGGCGATCACCCCGTCCTTCACATCCTGTTTGTTGGGCAGGCCAAGGTGCTCTTTGGGAGTGACGTAGCACAGCATGGCGCAACCATACCAGCCGATCAGCGCAGCGCCAATGGCACTGGCGAAGTGGTCATAGCCGGGGGCGATGTCCGTGATCAGCGGGCCCAGGGTGTAGAAGGGCGCTTCGCCGCACCATTCAAGCTGCTTGTGCATGTTTTCCTCGATGAGGTGCAACGGGATGTGTCCCGGCCCCTCGTTCATCACCTGCACGCCGTGCTCCCAGGCGCGGCGGGTCAGCTCGCCCTGCACGCGCAGCTCCGCAAATTGGGCCTCGTCATTGGCATCGGCGATGGAGCCGGGACGCAGGCCGTCGCCGATGGAAAAGGTGATGTCGTAAGCAGCGCAAATTTCGCAAAGTTCATCCCAATGGGTGTAGAGGAAGTTCTCCTGATGGTGGGCAAGGCACCACTTGGCCATGATGCTGCCGCCGCGGGAGACAATGCCGGTCATGCGCCGCGCGGTGAGGGGGATGAAGCGCAGAAGCACGCCGGCATGGACGGTGATGTAGTCCACGCCCTGCTCGGCCTGCTCGATGAGGGTGTCGCGGTAGATTTCCCAGGTCAGCTCCTCGGCCCGGCCGCCCACTTTTTCCAGAGCCTGATAGATCGGCACCGTCCCAATGGGCACCGGGGAGTTGCGGATGATCCACTCGCGGGTGGCATGGATATTTTTCCCCGTGGAGAGATCCATGACGGTGTCGGCCCCCCACTTGATGGCCCAGCGCATTTTTTCCACCTCCTCCTCGATGGAGGAGGCGAGGGCGCTGTTGCCGATGTTGGCGTTGATTTTGGTGAGAAAGTTGCGCCCGATAATCATCGGCTCCAGCTCCGGATGGTTGATGTTGGCGGGAATGATGGCGCGACC contains:
- a CDS encoding PQQ-like beta-propeller repeat protein — protein: MKTYFARTALIIAAILMHGLAGAAGSLDWPQYLGPYRNSTSNQKGILRAWPTNGPEVIWTVSVGRGFGGPAVKDGKVFLLDRDDKVGDNLRCFDLDTGRELWHFAYEAPGTVMFPGSRSVPTVDGNRVYTCGHNGDLYCVDIPTHKPLWHKNVWTDFGGSRLPTWAITQCPLIYQDLLIIASQAPQAGVVAYDKLTGNVKWATPRLGYVGYVSPTILKIHGQDQVIMVTPSTNPFQRTRPDENEMGTVVGLDPFSGKILWRYTNWHCHISVANAVEAGDNRLLIVGGYELGATLIKIEKDATGNFSTREVFTTREFGDQTKPPIFYQGHFYAQYGTNDRRDGLVCMNLEGKILWKTRREPDFNKGSMILADGLILATDGAQTLYLIEPDPAGFKPLASAKVLGEGGTGSENDRLASRVGGRTQNWAPLALAQGKLLIRDQTQMKCLKIAQ
- the thiC gene encoding phosphomethylpyrimidine synthase ThiC; this encodes MIANKQAVEPSSREPLPASRRVYVHGQLHPDVRVPFREIALSPTRYADGRAEPNPPVRVYDCSGPWGNPDFHGRVEEGLPPLRRAWILARGDVAEYDGRPVRPADDGYLSEAHRRLAQAKRQDETPLRLEGLTAPRRKPLRASAGHPVTQLWYARQGIITPEMEFIAIRENLGRARRADLAHDTARDEVLKQHAGSAQLADYACTPAVFRRFPQRIPEEITPEFVRQEVAAGRAIIPANINHPELEPMIIGRNFLTKINANIGNSALASSIEEEVEKMRWAIKWGADTVMDLSTGKNIHATREWIIRNSPVPIGTVPIYQALEKVGGRAEELTWEIYRDTLIEQAEQGVDYITVHAGVLLRFIPLTARRMTGIVSRGGSIMAKWCLAHHQENFLYTHWDELCEICAAYDITFSIGDGLRPGSIADANDEAQFAELRVQGELTRRAWEHGVQVMNEGPGHIPLHLIEENMHKQLEWCGEAPFYTLGPLITDIAPGYDHFASAIGAALIGWYGCAMLCYVTPKEHLGLPNKQDVKDGVIAYKIAAHAADLAKGHPGAQLRDNALSKARFEFRWEDQFNLSLDPETARAYHDATLPQEGAKTAHFCSMCGPHFCSMKITEDVRQYAAQHGLKEQEALEKGLQAKAREFQAKELLSPQ